One Panicum virgatum strain AP13 chromosome 3N, P.virgatum_v5, whole genome shotgun sequence DNA segment encodes these proteins:
- the LOC120665860 gene encoding uncharacterized protein LOC120665860 isoform X1: protein MGWEIDGVTLEQREAVQPPPPPGEAAAAVGLIDDLQSPVVGALTFDQENCDWSLLPAPTPPKSPSLTDETPSTPKNASIKPYVGMPFENIHAAEKFYKEYAHDTSM from the exons ATGGGTTGGGAGATCGACGGTGTCACGCTAGAGCAGAGAGAGGCCGttcagcctccgccgccgccgggagaggccgccgccgctgttggGCTCATCGACGACCTGCAATCTCCAG TTGTAGGAGCACTGACATTTGACCAAGAGAACTGTGATTGGTCGCTGCTGCCTGCTCCAACACCGCCAAAATCACCATCATTGACAGATGAAACTCCCAGTACACCAAAGAATGCATCAATA AAGCCATATGTTGGAATGCCTTTTGAGAACATTCATGCTGCAGAGAAGTTCTACAAAGAATATGCACATGATACATCTATGTGA
- the LOC120665860 gene encoding uncharacterized protein LOC120665860 isoform X2 — protein sequence MGWEIDGVTLEQREAVQPPPPPGEAAAAVGLIDDLQSPVVGALTFDQENCDWSLLPAPTPPKSPSLTDETPSTPKNASIPYVGMPFENIHAAEKFYKEYAHDTSM from the exons ATGGGTTGGGAGATCGACGGTGTCACGCTAGAGCAGAGAGAGGCCGttcagcctccgccgccgccgggagaggccgccgccgctgttggGCTCATCGACGACCTGCAATCTCCAG TTGTAGGAGCACTGACATTTGACCAAGAGAACTGTGATTGGTCGCTGCTGCCTGCTCCAACACCGCCAAAATCACCATCATTGACAGATGAAACTCCCAGTACACCAAAGAATGCATCAATA CCATATGTTGGAATGCCTTTTGAGAACATTCATGCTGCAGAGAAGTTCTACAAAGAATATGCACATGATACATCTATGTGA